A single genomic interval of Oceanibaculum nanhaiense harbors:
- a CDS encoding SDH family Clp fold serine proteinase yields the protein MDIMQLFWLFFIISALQPVLQRRYLEAMRTRKIANIEKKRGSRVILLIHRQETMNLLGFPLMRYIDVNDSEEVLRAIQMTDDEVPLDIVLHTPGGLVLAATQIARAIQGHKGKVTVFVPHYAMSGGTLIALAADEIVMCEHSVLGPVDPQLGQLPAASLIKVVEEKPIAEIDDQTLIMADVGRKAIAQIEAFAKRLLSDKMDENRAASVAAKLATGTWTHDYPISADEARDMGLPVGTDMSKEILELMTLYPQPVRRQGGGVEYLPEPRQREARRAMSTR from the coding sequence ATGGACATAATGCAGCTGTTCTGGCTGTTCTTCATCATTTCGGCGCTGCAGCCGGTTCTGCAGCGCAGATATCTTGAGGCGATGCGCACTCGCAAGATCGCCAACATCGAGAAGAAGCGCGGCAGTCGCGTCATTCTGCTGATTCATCGGCAGGAGACCATGAACCTGCTGGGTTTCCCCCTGATGCGCTACATCGACGTCAATGACTCGGAGGAAGTGCTGCGCGCGATCCAGATGACCGACGACGAAGTGCCGCTCGACATCGTGCTGCACACACCGGGCGGCCTTGTGCTGGCGGCAACACAGATTGCCCGCGCCATTCAGGGACACAAGGGCAAGGTCACAGTGTTCGTGCCACATTACGCGATGTCCGGTGGCACGCTGATCGCACTCGCTGCCGACGAGATCGTGATGTGCGAACACTCCGTGCTGGGACCCGTCGATCCGCAACTTGGCCAGTTGCCTGCTGCCTCGCTCATCAAGGTCGTCGAGGAGAAACCCATCGCCGAGATCGACGACCAGACCCTGATCATGGCCGATGTCGGTCGCAAGGCCATTGCGCAGATCGAGGCATTCGCGAAACGTCTGCTGTCCGACAAGATGGACGAGAACCGCGCAGCGTCCGTGGCGGCGAAGCTGGCGACGGGCACCTGGACCCACGACTATCCCATCTCTGCCGATGAGGCCCGCGACATGGGCCTGCCCGTTGGAACGGACATGTCCAAGGAAATACTGGAGCTGATGACGCTCTATCCGCAGCCGGTTCGTCGCCAGGGCGGTGGCGTGGAATACCTGCCCGAGCCGCGGCAGCGAGAAGCGCGCCGCGCCATGTCCACGCGCTGA
- a CDS encoding rhomboid family intramembrane serine protease: MFPYLDSVARRYPPVIVWTVIGMSVLAFLYQTSLPPHALDRFLFEFALVPSRFFGQLSLVAPSDWTPFLTNIFLHGGWLHLILNMWTLWIFGPAVEDRLGPGRFTLFYLFCGVAAGLAHALANPDSVVPALGASGAIAGVIGCYARMFPAARLVVIVPILFIPLFFEVRAVIFAMIWFFMQVIPGFLSLGSDQATGGIAWWAHIGGFLAGWLVTPLLRRRADAYRHYYRDEGIYGFLPDGRREGGQGPWT, from the coding sequence TTGTTTCCCTATCTTGACAGCGTCGCGCGCCGCTACCCGCCCGTCATCGTATGGACGGTCATCGGCATGAGCGTCCTCGCGTTCCTCTATCAGACCAGCCTGCCGCCGCACGCGCTGGATCGGTTCCTTTTCGAGTTCGCGCTGGTGCCCTCGCGCTTCTTCGGGCAACTGAGCCTCGTCGCCCCGTCGGACTGGACTCCTTTCCTGACCAACATCTTCCTGCACGGGGGCTGGCTGCACCTCATATTGAACATGTGGACGCTCTGGATCTTCGGCCCCGCCGTCGAAGATCGGCTCGGACCGGGTCGATTCACGCTGTTCTATCTGTTCTGTGGTGTGGCAGCCGGACTGGCTCACGCGCTGGCGAACCCCGACTCAGTCGTTCCCGCGCTTGGCGCATCGGGGGCGATCGCGGGCGTGATCGGTTGCTACGCACGCATGTTTCCGGCGGCTCGGCTGGTGGTGATCGTGCCGATTCTGTTCATTCCCCTCTTCTTCGAAGTGCGCGCGGTCATTTTCGCGATGATCTGGTTTTTCATGCAGGTCATTCCCGGCTTTCTGTCGCTCGGCAGCGATCAGGCCACGGGCGGGATCGCCTGGTGGGCGCATATCGGCGGGTTTCTCGCCGGTTGGCTTGTAACGCCACTCCTGCGAAGGCGCGCCGATGCCTATCGCCACTATTATCGCGACGAGGGCATCTATGGCTTTCTGCCGGATGGCCGACGGGAAGGAGGACAAGGTCCATGGACATAA